The sequence ATTGGTGCCTATATTGCCAACGCTACACTCCAAAACACCACTACTCCTCAACAGTTCGTTACTCTGCTGGTCTCCAAATTCGATCAGTATATAGCAGTAAGTTTCAGAATTCCTCTAAGTTTACATATTACATGAAATGGTTTGGAGGAATTTATGGTCTAAGAATGTTCTTGATTGGTATGTGGCTTGACAGCTTCTTTACCGTGCTGGAGCAAGGAAATTCCTTGTAGTGGATGTTCCAGCTTTGGGATGTACTCCTTATACCAGACTGTCTGGATACACCATAGCCAAAGGTGAATGTTTGGAGAGCGCAAACCAGCTGGTTGTGGCATATAACACTGCTTTACAGTCACTTGTGGCCCACCTCAGGAAAAAGCTAGATGGAGTAACGATCATCCAGCTAAAAACTTATGATTATTTCATGGACATAATTCAGAACGCTGAAGCCTATGGTAAGCTAAACTCTTAATTAGGCCTTTAACAATAAAATCAGTCTTGTTGTAAAGGTTTCAGTGACTGAGTGGGTGAAAGGGGAAATAAATCTATCATTTTTTTGTGTGCAGGATTTAAGAATACAAATACAGCATGCTGTGGATCGGGATTATTTAATGCACAAGTAAACTGTGGAAAGACGACTCCACAGAACTTGTTTTGCAATGATACAAGCGCATACATGTTCTGGGATAAAACCCATCCCACTGAAAAAGTTTATGCCTTGGTTTCACACCAGATTTGGAGCGGAAATTCTTCTTTTATCGACCCATTTAATCTCTCTTCACTAGTCTTGGGGAATAACGCTTCTGGTCACTAATAATGCACAAACCCTGTTTCCTGGCTTTGTGATATCAGACAGCATTATCACATTTTTTATATGATTTAGTAACTACAAGTTTGTTATTATTCTGGCTTTGTGATATCAGACAGCATTATCACATTTTTTATATGATTTAGTAACTACAAGTTTGTTATTCTTTTACAATAATGTTGAATACCACGCAGCCTCTCTGAATAAATtcagcaatttttttttaataaagatcATCAATTCAGTTTTGGTATATCATTTGTTTTTGTTGATTCATTTTGTCCTTGATAACAAATCAGTAAAGCCACGTGTGTTTAAATTCATAAGGTTGTCGTGGCAAAATTTGACTTCGGGTTGACACTTAACTATTGATTTTGGTGATATGTACTCAATACCTAACTCACGAGAGTTAGTGATGGACATAAGAGTAAAATAAATTATGACAAAGGATGTTGTTTGAATTGTTTTGTTTATTTTACATTTTTGTGAAACCGTTTCACGGGTAACTCAACAAGGATTCAGAGGGCAAAGATTTGTTACAACAGTTTAAGCTTTGAGAGGGTGCTTAACCGAGACAGTTTTCGGTAACTACTGGTAAATCTTTGTGATTTGTCATTGCAAAAAAATTTATGATTTGTTTATGACAGTTGGCAGTTTATCTACGGGAGAAACAGATTTTTTATGGCAGTTTTGTTGAAGATAAACAAAGTTGtaaaatgaaatttgttttaaaCCCTAACGGGTATACCAGGAAGTTATTGAAAATAGTTTTTGGTTGTGACTGCGCATACATCTATAGATGCATAGTGTGTATAAATGGATATGAAATGGCATTCTGAGATagcaaatttttgaaagaaaagattgtGTTGTGAAATAAAATTGAATATCTTATAGACTGTAATAAAAATCTGTGATTGTATAGCCTGCAAGATTGCAAATATACTATCATAGATCTTGTTGATTTTCATTGGAAGGTTAGGAGTTGGACTCCTTGCAGCAGGGCTGCTAAACTGGATGTAATCTTGGATTTTTTTGGACTGGTTAATACAATAACCAAGTGGTTTTCTCACTATGACAAGATCTGGTTGGATCTTGAGGGTTTCCACTCAACACAAAATTGTGTCGAGTTTATTACTTTTGTGTTAATGCTCTGATATTTATCTCAATCCTATTTCTGTTTCAGTTTTCTTATCTTGGCAAATCACTCTCAAACATATTGCTACATTTGTACAATTCtactctttgtctctatttttgtaAAGCTTATTCCAATCTTAAAAACCATATTTATTTGGTGTATTTCAAAGTTCAAAgtactctgattcaccccctccccctctcagagtACAtctgatttcaacaattggtatcaaagcataggagtCTTTTAGGTTTGCCCTAGGACTGATCCTGGTACTTAAAAGAGATGGCTCAAAATGAGGGTGCTTCGCTCCCCAGAGCGCCTCTTTTTGATGGCACTGATTACACTTTTTGGAAAGTTAAAATGGAAGCTTTCATTCATTCTCTTGATATTAAAATGTGGGAGGTAGTGGCTAACAAATACACTGTACCTTCTGTTGTGCCTACTGATGCAGATGAAAAGGCAAAATTTGAATTGGATAAACGTGCTCGCTTTGCACTACTTTGTGGGTTATCAAAGGAGGTCTTTGTTAAAGTTATGTACTCTAAATCAGTAAATGAGGTATGGACAAATCTTGAATCCATTTACCAAGGTGATGAGAAAGTGAGAGAATCTAAATTGATTACTTTGAAAACACAGTTTGATTCTTtaaaaatgaataatgatgaatcaatAGCAACTTATTTTCTATGAATTGATGAAATTGTTAATGCTCGAAAGGGCCTtggagaagaaattgatgaacatgATGTAGTTGCTAAGGTCACTAGAACATTATTGCCTAAATTTGAAACTAAAATTTCTACTCTTGAAGAAAAGAAACACTTTTCTAAAATGACTATTCACAAACTTCAAAGCATACTTACAGCATATGAAATGAGGATTGGAAATGTTCCTTCAACCTCTACTGAAACAGCTTTCAAAGTTGAGAAACATGAGGATAGTGAGTCTGAACTCTCTGATGTCTTTGAAGCATTACTTGTCAGAAAACTTAAGAAAAAGTTCCAAGGAAAGTTTAAGTGTTTTGGTTGTGGCAAAACTGGACATTTTGCCACAAAATGTCCATATCTAGATCTAAGAAAAGATGATGAGAAGTCAGAAAATTCTTTCAAAAAACCTTGGAAtcctaataaaaaatttaataaaaagaaaAGTCTCATGATAAAAGAAGAGTCTGATGATGACTCTGATGAGTTAAATGGTGATAATTGTGAAATGCTtttcatgactgaagttgaacccattAAGATCCGTTTTGAAAAACTAGAAATAGATTTTTGTATTgagttaaatgaagttaattttGAAGAGGAGTTGCTTTGTGCTCTTCAAGAAGTGAAACGACTCAAAAAACTTGTTAATGCCTATGAAAATTCTAGTCAAATTCTGCAACTGGATCTAGCAAATACAAATAAGGTCATTGAAACCCAAAAATGTCTTATTGATGAGAAAGATGTAGAGATCAGAAAACTAAAGGAACAAGTGTATGTTCTTGACAGCCAAAAACAATCTGAAAATACTGCTGAAAAGGGTGAAACATCATATCAAAACACTATCATAGCAAACAGTAATCAGTTTTTGAATAATAGattctttcatggttattgtcactttTGTCATTTGTTTGGACACAAAGTGAGTACCTGCAGATTTGCAAAAAATTTCGCTTATGGATACAAATAGGGTTTTGGTTTCTTAAGAAACACAAGGTGTTTTGCATGCTATCAATATGGACACACCTCTAATTATTCTAAAAAGTTTAAACAACCTAAACAGGTTTGTAGGCCAAAGCTAAAACAGACTATGCTTGTTCAAACAACATTCATTTCTACAAATCTGCTATCTGGGTGTTAGATAGTGGGTGTTCCCATCATATGACAGGGGACAAAAGCAAGTTCTTAAACTTAAGGGATCATCTAGGAGGCTTTGTTAAATTTGGAGACAACACTGGACTTTATATAACTGGAACTAGTACTATGATGATAAACAACAATACTCTGataaatgatgtttattatgtggaaggtttgaaatataacttACTAAGCATTAGTCAGATATGTGATAGCGGGTATCAGGTCATGTTTAATGCTTATGGATGTACTATTAAGAAGAAATCTGGGAAAATAGTAGCAAATGGTTTTAGAACACTTAGAAATGTGTATAATCTTTCAGATTCCACAGGTCAAGAACAATCTACAGGCATGTGTCTTATGAGCCATGTAGAAGAAaactggctatggcataaaaggtttgggcatatgaactttgacaatatagTCAGAATTAGTAAGCATGAAAATGTTAGAGGTTTACCTCTAATTAGTAAACCTGCAAATACAGTTTGTAGTGAGTGCATTAAAGGCAAACAAACCAAATCATCATTCAAGACAAAAGAATTCTTGTCATCAAGACCTTTAGATTTGattcatacaaatttgtgtggtccaactaagACTCGGTCCTTAAATGGAGAAAAATACTTCATGCTATTTGTAGATGACTATAGAAGCATTTAATAGGTTCAAAGTTTTTAGAAAAttggttgaaagagagactgatctaaaattaaaatgtttaagatcggatagaggaggtgaatttacCTCTCAAGACTTTGTCaaatattgtgaaaaacatggtatCAAAAGGCGATATTCTGCAACACATACACCACAATAGAAGTGgtcgaaaggaaaaatagaacagtAAAAGAAATGGCTAGGACTATATTAAATGAGTCAAGATTACCTGATAAGTTCTGGAAAGAGGCAGTACATACTGCTATTTATATTCTTAACAGAGTTCAAATCAGAGTTAGAACTGCATgtaccccttatgaattatggcatggaaaaaCTGCTTCTATTAAACACTTTAGAATTTTCGGTTGTAAGTGCTATGTTAAAAATGACTCTGATAATTTGGATAGTTTTCAATCAAAAtctgatgaaggcatttttcttggctATTCCTCAAATAGTAAGGCTTACAAATGCTTTAATAAATGGCTAAATAAAGTGGTCGACTTTGTAAATGTTATTTTTGatgaaaatctgaatatgataAAAAATGATTTGACTATTGAAAAAGAATCAGATGTAGATTTTGGAAATACTTCAACTTCTATTGAAACTGTTGATCCTAAACAAATTGAACCTAGTTTGAACAAAGATGAGGAACTTACTGATATTAGCACAGATGTACCTTCAAAAACACCTTCCAGAATTATTTGTAAAAGGCATCCTGACACACTTGTCATCGGTGACAAAAATGCTGGTATACTGACTCGTGGAAAAGCAAAACATGCAGAACAGGCTCAAATGGCCAAACACTTTTGTCTCATAACTGATTTTGAACCACAAAATGTCTCTAAAGCTCTAAATAATCAATCTTGGTTAAATGCTATGAAAGAAGAAATcagtcaaattgagaaaaacaaaacttgggaacttgttcctcgtCTTgatgacaaaaatgtgattggtggaaaatgggtttttaggaacaaactaGATGAGTCAGGAAAAGTgataagaaataaggcaaggtttgTGTGTAAGGGATTTGCTCAGCAAGAGGGTATAGATTTTGGTGAAACTTTTGCTCTTGTGGCTCGTTTAGAATCTATTCGAATGTTTCTTGCATATGCCTCGCATAAAAAGTTCacagtttaccaaatggatgttaaaactgcattcttaaatggttatcttgaagaagaggtttatatggagcaaccagaaggttttGAATCTTCTGAATTTCCATGTCATGTGTACAGGTTATGAAAGgcattatatggtcttaaacaagcaccTCGTGCATGGTATGCTAGACTTGACTCTTACTTAATTTCAAAAggctttactaaaggcagtgttgatagaaCATTGTATACaaaagatgctaatggtgatcttCTAGCTATTGAaatctatgttgatgatattatctttggatccACCAATGATTCATTGTCTAAAAGTTTTTCAACTATTATGGAAtccgaatttgaaatgtctatgttaggACCTCTAACATTTTTCTTGGGAATAAAAGTGTCTCAACTTGATCATGGTCTCTTTATATCTCAAGTAAAATATGCTAAAGAAATGTTGAAGCGGTTTCAAATGGATCAATGTAACCCTGTTGGCACACCTTTGGAAACAGGATGCAAGTTGGTCAAAGTGGATGACTCACCCCTTATTGACCAAAGggagtatagatccatgataggcagcctATTGTATCTTACTGCATCTAGACCAGATTTGATGCAAGCTATGTGTTTGGTTTCTAGGTATCAGTCGGCTCCTAGACAATCTCATCTTAATGTTGTCAAACGTGTATTCAAGTATATACAAGGAActcttgattatggtttgtggtatccaaagcatgatgattttactttgatgagttatactgatgctgactgggGTGGCTGCATTGATGATCAACGTAGCACCAATGGTGCAGCATTTTTCCTTTGAGACAGGTTAGTTGCGTGGCATAGCAAAAAGCAGGACTGCATAACTTTGTCCATTGTTGaatctgaatatattgcagctaCTGCTTGTTGTACATAGTTGTTGTGGATGTCCTACTAGTTATCTGATTTAGGCATTACGGTATCCAAAccaatgtctatattttgtgataatactagtgccattcagatttcaaagaatcctatcatGCATTCTCGTACAAAGCATATTGCTTTAAAATTGCAATATTTACGGGACCAAGTTTCCTCAAATGAGGTCAAGCTCATTCATGTTTCATCACAGGCATAGGTTGCAGATATATTTAATAAAGCTCTTCCCAAAGAGAAATTTGCTCGGTTACGTGATAGGTTGGGAGTCTACTCTCAATCTTTTATTAATGCCTGATTCTTCTAACGTATGGGGGAGCTTTCATGCTAGCTCCCAGTTCAATCCTCTTTGTCCTTGATGAAAAAAAGGGGGAGAAAACAGCATGATGTTGGTAGGTATTTTGGCATTCATCATTTGATTTGGTTCTGATCTGGCAGTTGATCTACATTGGTATTTTATTTTGGCATTCATCATTTGATTTGGTTCTAATCTGGTAGTTGATCTACATTGGTATTTTGTGTTGGCATTCATCATTTGAATTGGTTCTGATGTTCTGACAATTGATATTGGCATATTGGCATTTGGTTCTGATAGTTGATATTGGCATACATTGGTATTTTGTGTTGGCATTCATCATTTGAATTGGTTCTGATCTGGCAGTTGATCTGACAGTTGACAATTGGCATTTGGTTCTAAAAGTTGATATTGGCATACATTGGTATTTTGTGTTTTGGCACACTTGGCTATTGACGTTGGTTCTATATTTGCCATCAATATTCTTTGATATATTTTCAATTGGTAGATTCATTGGTCGGTCTCATTGGCACAATTCatcagtttttgttttttttcactgGACATTGCAgtttttttgccatcaaggacaaaggaggaGTTTGTTGattcattttgtccttgatgacaaatcaGTAAAGCCACGTGTGTTTAAATTCATAAGGTTGTCGTGGCAAAATTTGACTTCGGGTTGACACTTAACTATTGACTTTGGTAATATGTACTCAATACCTAACTCATGAGAGTTAGTGATGGACATAAGAGTAAAATAAATTATGACAAAGGATGTTGTTTGAATTGTTTTGTTTATTTCACATTTTTGTGAAACTATTTCATGGGTAACTCAACAAGGACTTAGAGGGAAAAGATTTGTTACGACAGTTTAAGCTTTGAGAGGGTGCTTAACCGCGACAATTTTCGGTAACTACTGGTAAATCTTTGTGATTTGTCATTGCAAAAAAATTTATGATTTGTTTATGACAGTTGGCAGTTTATCTACAAGAAGAAACAAATTTTTTATGGCAGATTTGTTGAAGATAAACAAAGTTGtaaaatgaaatttgttttaaaCCCTAATGGGTATACCAGGAAGTTATTGAAAATAGTTTTTGGTTGTGACTGCACATACATCTATAGATGCATAGTGTGTATAAATGGATATGAAATGGCATTATGAGAGAGCaaacttttgaaagaaaagatTGTGTTGTGAAATAAAATTGAATATCTTATAGACTGTAATAAAAATCTGTGATTGTATACCCTGCAAGATTGCAAATATACTATCATAGATCTTGTTGATTTTCATTGGAAGGTTAGGAGTTGGACTCCTTGCAGCAGGGCTGCTAAACTGGATGTAATCTTGGATTTTTTTGGACTAGTTAATACAATAACCAAGTGGTTTTCTCCCTGTGACAAGATCTGGTTGGATCTTGAGGGTTTCCACTCAGCACAAAATCGTGTCGAGTTTATTACTTTTGTGTTAATGCTCTGATATTTATCTCAGTCCTATTTCTATTTCAGTTTTCTTATCTTGGCAAATCACTCTCAAACATATTGCTACATTTGTACAATTCtgctctttgtctctatttttgtaAAGCTTATTCCAATCTTAAAAACCATATTTATTTGATGTATTTCAAAGTTCAAAgtactctgattcaccccctccccctctcagagtACATCTGCTTTCAACAGTTTTCTCTACATACTATATATCTGAAGGTAATCTTACGTATTTAAAAAGTAAATTCATGGTACAAAATTTAATCAGACAGTCCAATGCATGTAAACCAGTGAAAAACTCTGGACAACATCTTCACTGCCACTTTCAATAGGGATAATAAAAAGCTTATCATGCCCTACAAAATCGACCATTTCAAACAATATAGTTGAGCTGGGATTATCATAAGGTGCTACTAATCGGCATATATATGAATGGATTTAAATATATTATAGTGTTTCAAagtaatttttttacaaaatttaaaaaatattgaagTATAATAGAAATTTTAAATGTCAgttaaaaattaagattaataaTTTTGTATCGTATAAAAGTATTATTTTAAAGtttagaaaaaaaatagaaattgatttatataaatattatatttataaatttgttaaatttaaatttgtttattaTAATGATATAATGAAAGTTCAAATTTGAAAtattgttttgataatttctatgaTGAAAACAAATAATTGATAATAAAATTATGAATGAATTATCATACTATCATTCATCGTCTTGTAAAACAATTTGAAATTGAAATATCAAACACATAAATAATTGTTTTgagatattttaaaataaattttcatttaaacAAGTTTTCCAAGTACAAAATCACTTATTTATGCAAAGTTAGTCATGAGGCAAACTTCTTGAAAATTAAGAAATCTTCCTATCTTTGACAAAGCTAATTTTTATCAATATTCATTTTTAACCAAAAATTAACACAATGACATCTTTAGCTCTAACTCCATTATATTATTATCTATATAGATTTCATGTTCATACATATAATATGGTGCAATTAAATTTACATCTAAATTTTCAATAATGAGAGAAATAAGGAGGTAAGAATATATATTTAGTTTCTAAATGTCTTCTCAACTTAAAATTATTAagttgactacaattggatggaaACTCTCTAGAGGAAAAGAGGAATAGACAAAGGTGATGTCAATAAAATATCTTAATGGTGGCAATCATTTATCCTTATTTTACCATGATGATCTCCTAAGAGGCTCTCACATTTGGAACAACATGGTAAAATCAAAAGTTCTTATTCAGAAAAGCATGCTTTAGCATGGATGGGAGAAACAAAATATTCTTGAATGACCCTTGGATTTCAGTTGCCCCTGTGTAGCTcttgaagtccactggattgatgcaattcaatgcatctatttctcattaggaggggtagatacccctaacttgtctcttaaatgGATAAATAtctctgtaggcaaaggcttagtgaaaatatcagcaatttgttcctttgtagatacatactccagcttcactttctcttcactgacttgttctctcaagtaataatatttgattgacacatgtttagtcttttaattttgcactagattctttgataatagaacttgaattatcatagtatatgataagtaggctcatcatagataactttgatatccttcaacatttgcttcatcgaaGCTACTTGAGTGTAATTACTAGaaacaacaatgtacttagcttcaacaatagacaaggatattgaatcttattttttttctaacccatgaaaccaacttcttacccaaaaagaatgctccaccggtagttctcttcagatcatcaacatcaccagcccaatcagcatcagtgtaagcatgtagcatgaaatcatcattcctcgtgTTGTTctaaaaaaaatgagaaaaccaagttcacctacaatttatctatggaatagccaacttcatacaatgaagaacttcaggacttggacaacatataacaaggatttcaatccttctactcttcagactctgcaaaacctaggtgggtgtacctttgatgtaTTGAATCAGACTCATT is a genomic window of Cryptomeria japonica chromosome 7, Sugi_1.0, whole genome shotgun sequence containing:
- the LOC131857159 gene encoding GDSL esterase/lipase 6-like yields the protein MAIIKISSVGILVGLWMISCLAAAEKGAYVPAMFVFGDSLGDAGNNNYIPHSTARANFTPYGVSFFPHPTGRFTNGRTTFDFLATYLGLPFVPPYLEPKADFSRGINFASGSSGLLDSTGAGENIITLSRQVFQFQHFSYILRKTHPYGAAKEKSYISNSLFSITAGGNDIGAYIANATLQNTTTPQQFVTLLVSKFDQYIALLYRAGARKFLVVDVPALGCTPYTRLSGYTIAKGECLESANQLVVAYNTALQSLVAHLRKKLDGVTIIQLKTYDYFMDIIQNAEAYGFKNTNTACCGSGLFNAQVNCGKTTPQNLFCNDTSAYMFWDKTHPTEKVYALVSHQIWSGNSSFIDPFNLSSLVLGNNASGH